The Quercus robur chromosome 7, dhQueRobu3.1, whole genome shotgun sequence genome has a segment encoding these proteins:
- the LOC126691252 gene encoding uncharacterized protein LOC126691252: MSVAQLSTKDDNRESKKAKKRASHVLGFSDEDKIGTIQPHNDALVVTLRIGGYDVKRVLINQGSAVEVMYPDLYRELNLKPEDLTAYDSPLQSATPVLPGNESAEEVKCEDLEKVAVGINPEKFFQVGSELPPQEKEELIGFLRENADMFAWDAYEAPGVDSSFICHHLNVNPSITPKKQPPRHSSKEHANVVRDEVMKLKKVGAIKEVFYPEWLANTIVVKKKSGKLRVCVDFTDLNKACLKDLFPMPRIDQLVDATAGHPQMSFLDAF; the protein is encoded by the exons ATGTCTGTGGCTCAGCTCTCCACCAAGGATGACAATCGGGAGTCCAAAAAGGCCAAGAAGAGAGCCTCACATGTgctgggattctcggacgaaGATAAGATCGGAACCATCCAACCCCACAACGATGCTCTGGTAGTTACACTCAGGATTGGAGgatatgatgtgaagagagtgCTGATAAATCAGGGCAGTGCtgtggaagtaatgtaccccgacctgtaCAGGGAGTTGAACTTAAAACCCGAGGACCTAACAGCGTACGATTCCCCTCTG CAATCAGCCACCCCAGTATTGCCTGGTAATGAATCAGCCGAGGAGGTAAAATGCGAAGATCTAGAAAAGGTAGCCGTTGGCATTAATCCGGAAAAGTTCTTTCAAGTCGGCTCGGAACTACCTccccaagagaaagaagaactaattgggtttctcagagaaaatgcGGACATGTTTGCGTGGGACGCCTACGAGGCCCCAGGGGTTGATTCGAGCTTCATCTGCCATCACCTAAACGTTAACCCATCTATTACTCCCAAGAAGCAACCACCTCGACACTCGTCGAAGGAGCATGCCAATGTTGTTAGGGATGAGGTGATGAAGCTTAAAAAAgtaggggctatcaaggaagttttttatccCGAGTGGTTGGCTAATACTAtagtggtaaagaaaaaaagcgGGAAATTGCGAGTttgtgtagacttcacggatCTGAATAAAGCCTGCCTAAAAGATTTGttccctatgcctcggatagatcAGTTGGTAGACGCAACCGCAGGTCATCCTCAgatgagcttcttggatgcCTTTTAA
- the LOC126693046 gene encoding agglutinin-like, producing the protein MKKNTELLLHLFSFIKAKGDVILCSNATKKNTAFAGCNMEMEECLKVGPWGGKGGNQWSFKANEGGITEIIIFHGGAIDSISLKCGDQDGVLQNSNKIGGNGGHRNDKILLDWPKEYLTSISGTVAVYSNHTVIHSLRFYTNKTEYGPYGSEKGTPFSLPMEGGVIVGFHGRAGRYVDAIGVYVKTMQRELENKMKAVVPRGPGPWGGHGGKEWDDGVFSGIRELHLHVGDSVIHAIRVLYESRDGKPVWSHKHGGAGGDKINTIKFDISTEFLVGVVGFSGPVKGTDNFEALRSITFYTNNGRYGPYGDEIGHAFTSSVAAGKVVGFHGRSGVYLDAIGVHMEYF; encoded by the exons ATGAAAAAGAATACAGAACTCCTATTgcatctcttttcttttataaaagcCAAAGGAGATGTCATTCTTTGTAGTAACGCAACGAAAAAGAATACAG CTTTTGCAGGTTGCAACATGGAGATGGAGGAATGCTTGAAGGTTGGACCGTGGGGAGGTAAAGGTGGAAACCAATGGAGCTTCAAGGCCAATGAGGGTGGGATCACTgagataataatttttcatggaGGTGCCATCGATTCAATTTCATTGAAATGTGGTGATCAAGATGGTGTACTCCAGAATTCTAATAAGATTGGTGGTAATGGCGGCCATCGAAATGACAAG ATATTGCTTGACTGGCCTAAAGAGTACTTGACATCCATTAGTGGTACAGTTGCGGTTTACTCGAACCATACTGTAATCCATTCCCTACGTTTTTATACAAATAAGACCGAGTATGGACCCTATGGATCTGAGAAAGGTACACCATTCTCCTTACCTATGGAGGGTGGCGTAATTGTTGGATTCCATGGTCGTGCAGGTCGTTATGTTGATGCCATTGGTGTCTATGTAAAAACAATGCAGCGAGAG ttgGAGAATAAGATGAAAGCGGTTGTACCTCGAGGACCTGGGCCGTGGGGTGGGCATGGTGGGAAGGAATGGGATGATGGAGTTTTTTCTGGAATCCGGGAATTGCATTTGCACGTTGGAGATTCAGTGATTCATGCCATTCGTGTGTTGTATGAAAGTAGAGACGGGAAGCCTGTTTGGTCACACAAGCATGGTGGAGCAGGCGGTGATAAAATTAATAcg ATAAAGTTTGATATATCAACGGAATTCTTGGTTGGCGTTGTGGGATTTTCTGGACCTGTAAAAGGGACTGATAACTTTGAAGCCCTGCGGTCCATTACATTCTACACAAACAATGGCAGATATGGGCCCTATGGTGATGAGATTGGTCATGCTTTCACATCAAGTGTTGCTGCAGGAAAGGTTGTAGGTTTCCATGGAAGAAGTGGTGTCTATTTAGATGCGATAGGAGTGCATATGGAATACTTTTGA
- the LOC126693048 gene encoding ADP-glucose phosphorylase — protein MASENKQGRSPELRKDWVTNRWVIFSPARAKRPSDFKYKSPATTTADQIQDGCPFCLGHEHLCAPEIFRVPTSSDPDWKIRVIQNLYPALDRTLNDPIAVAPNPNLNGVEVLRGFGFHDVVIETPFHSLQLSDLSSQEISEVLLAYKNRILQLAAHSSIHYVQVFKNHGASAGASLSHSHSQIIGLPIVPPNVSARVDSMKQYFNETGKCSVCEIQVKELLIDESTHFISIVPLAATFPFEIWIIPRDHSSHFHQLDEPEAVDLGGLLKLMLRKMASQLNNPPFNFMIHTSPLRVTDPQLPYIHWFLQIIPQLTVVAGFEMATGCYINPVFPEDAAKVLREVPNPE, from the exons ATGGCTTCGGAAAATAAACAGGGTCGGAGCCCCGAACTGAGAAAAGACTGGGTGACGAACCGGTGGGTGATATTCTCACCAGCCAGAGCTAAGAGACCCTCCGATTTCAAATACAAATCCCCCGCAACCACCACCGCCGACCAAATCCAAGATGGCTGCCCCTTCTGCCTCGGCCACGAGCACCTCTGCGCTCCCGAGATCTTCCGGGTCCCCACCAGCTCCGACCCGGACTGGAAGATCCGAGTCATCCAGAATCTCTACCCTGCTCTAGACCGCACTCTCAATGACCCCATCGCTGTTGCCCCTAATCCAAATTTGAATGGCGTTGAGGTTTTGCGAGGGTTCGGGTTTCACGATGTGGTAATTGAAACTCCGTTCCACTCGCTTCAACTCTCGGATTTGTCGTCTCAAGAAATCTCTGAGGTTCTTCTCGCCTATAAAAACCGCATCCTCCAGCTTGCAGCCCATTCCTCCATCCACTATGTCCAG GTGTTTAAAAACCATGGTGCTTCAGCTGGGGCGTCTCTGAGTCACTCTCACAGTCAAATAATAGGACTTCCAATTGTTCCTCCAAATGTCTCTGCCCGAGTTGATAGTATGAAGCAGTATTTTAACGAGACGGGGAAATGTAGTGTTTGTGAGATACAAGTGAAGGAGCTGTTGATTGATGAATCCACCCATTTTATATCCATTGTTCCTCTTGCTGCTACATTTCCTTTTGAGATATGGATTATTCCTCGGGATCACTCTTCCCATTTTCATCAACTAGATGAACCCGAG GCAGTTGATCTTGGTGGTTTATTGAAACTCATGCTTAGGAAGATGGCATCACAATTGAACAATCCACCATTCAATTTTATGATTCACACTTCACCACTTCGAGTTACCGATCCACAGTTACCTTACATTCATTGGTTTTTACAGATAATTCCTCAATTAACCGTTGTAGCGGGATTTGAGATGGCAACTGGCTGTTATATAAATCCTGTATTCCCAGAGGATGCTGCTAAAGTTCTGAGGGAAGTACCCAATCCAGAATAG